Genomic window (Gadus morhua chromosome 3, gadMor3.0, whole genome shotgun sequence):
CTTTCAACAGTTTCAAAGACTGCACACTGCTCTCGATCGAATAGTGAATCCTAAAATACACACGAGAGACAACGAAAGGTAAGACAAGCGGAAAAATGATGTCTATCTTGGTAATGCTGAGCTTTTATTTATGCATTAGACCTAGGCTTAATAGCATCACGGTGACTTACTTATTGGATTAACAACATTCATATAAAAAAACCTCAAATTTGGACTTTGAGTGACTTGGACATGACAAGTCTTTTCCCTTCCAACATTACTTTCTACAAATGTTTGTATTTGTCCCTTCAGCCTAGAAACATGCCCATGCTCTTGTGACAAACCAGAACATCTACTACACATAATGACGGAGTACTCCACCAAAACAGGTAAGAAGCATGCGTCTCCATATACACAACCCCCCATACTCGCACACTGCTTTACATGAAGGTTGACCCGTGACCTGGCCGTCCCTGACCTGTTCTCTTTGACCCCGGGGGGCATCCGGTTGGTCCAGGGATCCCAATGGAGGCGGTGCAAGAGGCGTTGGGGGAGGAGCTCTTCCGGATGTGCTACGAGGAGGACGGCCACGTGCTGCGGGTGGTCGGCGGCGCCCTCCACGACTTCCTCAACAGCTTCAACGTCCTGCTGAGACAGAGCAGCGGCGGGTCCAAACGGTCGCGCTCCGACTctgacgccgccgccgccgccgccggcccggGGGGCTCAGCCCGCCACGAACCCTCGGTGCTGTGCCTGGACAAGGACCCGGGCCTGCTCACCGTGTACTACTTCAACCCCCAGCCCATCACGGAGCTCTTCTTCCCTGGCGTGATCCGCGCGGCCGCCCGGGTGCTGTACCACACCGGCGTGGAGGTGGTGCTCACGGACCCGGCGGGGGCCGGCAAGGACTGCATCCTGCAGGCCAGCCCCCAGCACAGCCTGCGCTACACTGTGGTGGTGAAGGACACCCGGAGCCTCAGCCCCAGCCCGCTGAGGGCCACCTCGGCCGGGACCTTCCCCAGCTCCCTGTTCTGCACCACCTTCCCCTTCCACCTGCTGCTGGACCaggacctgctgctgctgcagatcgGACACGGCCTCCGCAAGAGGCTCTCCCGCAAGGAGGGCCCGCCCAGGAGGGTCTCCTCCTTCCACGAGCACTTCTGCATCGTGTCGCCCCAGATCCGGTGCTCCTTCCAGGGCATCCTGACCATGCTGAACACACAGTTCATCATCCGGATCAGGCACACGGACGGCTGCAGCGCGGACGGCAAAGGGAAGGTAGGCTGCCACCGCTGACCAGGGGCCTCAGTCGGGCATCATCAGCTGGATGAATAGCTAAGGCTGCTCAGGCAATTCATTAGCGTGCATgctaacccccaccccctcattcCCAACTCATAGCCCAGAGTGAAATATcaacactacccccccccccgttccccctTCCAGAGGAGTTCCCAGGGGCAGATGTCTACCCCTGTCTTCCATCAAAGGCATAGCGATGCTCATCTGTTTATATATAGAGCTGTATATCAGCCCAGAGTTGTTGTACAGCGCCATGGCTACCCTGCTGGCTTCTCTGGAAGTTAAGCAGGGCTGGCCCTGGTCCAGCCCTGGAGGGGAGACCAGTTGGTGCTGGTAGAGGTGTTGGAGGGCCAGTAGGAGCCGTTCATCCCTCTGCCCTGGTTCATGTCCCCAACACCCCAGGACAGAGATGGGGACATTCAGATGAGATGTTAAACTGAGATCCGGACTCCCTGCTTTCACTAAGGGTATCATCACCAGTAGTGTTAGTGGTGCTAACTCTGGTGTCCTAGCCAAAATCCAAACCTGGCTCTTATACCAACATGGTCACGTAATCGTACCCTGTTCTCTAAATGGATAGTCTCCCTTTTCACCTATCCGCATTGACAGCAGGTATGTGGCAAGCATTCTGGCTGCTGTGCAAGTGGGTTTATATACAAGGACGGCGGAGGAGATGTATTAAAGTAGGATAATTTGAGGCTGAACGTATCACCATAGGCATTGAAGTCTCCACCAATCCTACCAGCTATTCGATAGTcgaaatataaaatataatattagataaacaaaaccaaacattGGATGGTGTTCTTTCGCCTGTCATACAAGCCCGAGAACACCATTCAGCATCCAAACAAGTGTTCAAATGCTAGCAAACTGTTTCTATTTTGCTAGTGCTGTGGACAGCACTTCAAGGCAGCCAGTGACTACTTGAATATGTTAGCAATCTAACAGCCAGCATTGTTCTGTGTTTACCTTGGATGgtgaaaaaaagtgtgtgtctctctatctgtcttgtGAGTTTCCCATCGCTGGTTCTACTGTGACAGAATAAGGTGGATGAGTGGAAACATTATTGATCCCTTGAAAACATTCTAAAAGGTTTAACAATTCGAccatcaccctctctccccttccctctcctgccAGCCGATGGACCTGAAGGGCCAGATGATCTTTGTGTCCGAGTCCAACGCCGTCCTCTTCCTGGGCTCCCCGTGCGTGGacaagctggaggagctgacgggGCGCGGCCTGTACCTCTCCGACATCCCCATCCACAACGCCCTGCGCGACGTGGTGCTGGTCGGGGAGCAGGCCAAGGCCCAGGACGGCCTGAAGAAGCGCCTGGGGAAGGCCAAGACGGCGCTGGAGCACGCCCACCaagccctggaggaggagaagaagaggacggTGGACCTCCTGTTCACCATCTTCCCGGGCACCGTGGCCCAGGAGCTGTGGCAGGGCCACACGGTGCCGGCCAAGAAGTTTGACCGCGTCACCATGCTGTTCTCCGACATCGTGGGCTTCACGGCCGTGTGCTCGCGCTGCACGCCCATGCAGGTGGTTACCATGCTGAACGAGCTCTACACTCGCTTTGACCACCAGTGTGGGGAGCTGGACGTGTACAAGGTACGCTCCCGGGAACCGAATCAGGCCACCGCGTTGATGACCTGAACACCTATCAGATAActtcttcatttttttctttcataatgTTGAAATGTATTGTTAAAAATTAATCCATTTCCACATGAATTTGTCACTAACAACATGTAGGCTTATGTATTTGATGAATTGGTGAATATACCGTAATAATTACTATATTCTTTAAATAAAATTGATAGTGTAACATGCAGATTTATGGGAATcgcaatatataaataaaccatAATTACAAAGGCCTAGGTAATGTTTTACTAGTTTGATTGGTTTATAGTTTACATTTATTAGACTTGTATTTCTTTAGTAGCTAATGCAATAATTGTCAAATGTGAACTTAACCTAAATCCTACTTTTAACAAGACAGGGATGAGATAATCACCTTCCGTCTCACCAAAGAACACATGACCTCAGTCCGGTTCTCACATCACATATTCCGGAGCGTAAACAGAATGCCAGACCGTTTCAATGTTTCTTGAGGATGGAGCTAGCCTGTTGCTCATAACTAGCATGACTGGAGCCAACTGCTCTCaatcggcgaggagtttggctAGTGTAATCAGAGTGTCATGGACGCATTACACAGAGAGTAGCGTGTTTGACAAATGTCTCGCAAAACACCAGGAAGTTAGGGTCTCCTTTAGGACCCTGTTTCATGTCCATACGTAGCTAAAAATAGCTACCTTCTTCTTTTTCAACATGGCACAGCACTTGAGTTATGTATATAGTGTCTTTTTCCATCTAGGATTTAGAAGTCCACCCTTCTTCATGGCCCAGGGAGGAAACGGCTATTACATCCTGTCCCTCTTGTTGTTTAGAGTTTTTGTCCGCTTCATTTCTACCACAATGTAAAAGGTTGTCGTTTGATTCATAGTggattgtgtgtatatatatacagtatataaatactaaatatttatatatatatatatatatatatatatatatatatatatatatagctaatGGCCAAAACAGCATTGCGTTGATAAGCATTATGCCATTCCTATTTACAGCCATAGAGGTTACTGTTAAATAAACATTGTATCTAATAGGATTCATGCCTGTTTCAAAGAGCCATTTTTCCTTGTACTGTTTAGGTAGAGACTATTGGCGATGCTTACTGTGTAGCAGGTGGCTTGCACAAGGAAAGCGAGATGCACGCGTTCCAAATAGCACGCATGGCGTTGAAGATGATGGAGCTATCCAACGACGTTAGGACTCCCACGGGAGATACCATTCAGGTGAGGAACATACTAAACTAATTCTACTACTCATCGGTAAACTCAGTCGGCTTATGCACATGGTGCACATTGTATTTACTATTTACTACTGAATTACTGGTATGCAACTGAATGTATAAAGTCATTGAACTATGGCAGGTGTGCCATCCGGAATGCATTGGGAAATTGATAGTGAAAACAAGCCATTATGTATTTTAAGAAGTACATGTATTCTGATTTGAACTGAGGGTTCTTCTGATTTGAATTCAGAGTTCTGATTTGAACTCAGGGTTCTGATTTGTACTCGGGGTTCTGATTTGTACTCAGgagttctgattggttggttgttCTGAGTGTTCCAGATGCGTATCGGCCTCCACACGGGGTCGGTGCTGGCCGGCGTGGTCGGGGTCAAGATGCCGCGCTATTGCCTGTTCGGCAACAACGTAACATTGGCCAACAAGTTTGAATCTGGAAGCCAACCGAGTAAAATCAACGTCAGCCCCACTACTTACGGGTGAGTGCCCCGACCCCTCTGAATAACACAGGACCCGAGGTATCCAATAGATTGCTCTAACTGTAACGAGCCGTTCCGTTGACTTACTCATTAATACTGTGATTTACTAGCACCACACACATTATTAAACTCTTTATAAACATAGGATGAAAAATTATTCACTTAAGCAATAAAGCTTTTTCACATTCAAAGTTAAACCATAACCATTGCATCCTCTCTTTGATTCTGTTCAGAGCGTCGCTATTCCATTACAACATGAGAACATTTTATAAAATGGAACTTTATACAAACAAGAATGCCAACCTGCTTGAATTCATACGTCACATTCAAGTGCTCTCGTACATGCTCATGGTCTTTATCGCAAGTCTCTCTCATTCCCATCGCATCTGTGAGGCAGAACCTCGCAGTGTTTCCTGGTTTCCTCCACGGATGATAGATGCCTTATTTTCCTGTTCTCTGTCCTAGACTGCTGAAGGACTGCCAGGGGTTTGTCTTCATTCCAAGGAGCCGACAGGACCTTCCGGCCAATTTTCCAGACGATATCCCTGGTGTTTGTTACTTTCTGGAGCCCTCTGATAATAtccccggcggcggcggtgatGTTATGAATGACTGTCTGCAGAAagagctggagcacaacaccaccaccaccaccacaaccactacaaactgaaactgaaactgaaactaGCAAATTAACTATTAATGAATTCCGAGTatgtgtttttcagttttttgttttgGAGCTACCAATTAGACGAGGGTGTTTATATTTTAAAGCATTGGTATAGGTTTGTTGTTTTAATAACTTGTAGAACTGTATGTACAGtccgtagagagagagagagagagagagagagagagagagagagagagagagagagagagagagagagagagagagagagagagagagagagagagaatttaaaTTAAACACAACCTCTTTGTGATCATCATCATGGCTGCCATCAAGAAGAAGGATATCTTGAAGTTATTTTTATTCCTTAACGTAGTCAACCATGAATATGAAGTGCAAAAAAGCAGGTCAAGTGTCGTATTTTGTCATTTGACATgcatctatttaaaaaaaaacatctcttgTCAAATATTGTATTGTCACAAAATCCCTAAAGAATCCAGAACTGATCTCTAAATATAGAGGACCAGGAAATATAATAACTACATTTCCTGTGAAAGTGAACATTTGGATAGATTTAGGGGTTCACCCATGACCATTACATTCCAGTATTCACGTTTCCTTTCCTCTGCAAGTTGACGCAGAACAGATAAACTCAAGGTGCCTTATGGGAAATGTCAGCTGTAGCATGGGACAAACACACCCCTTCCTCTTTGTATTACTGTATACGTGCATTTTCTATTCTTCATAGCTAGGGATAAGGCTAATGCATTGTGTACATTAACCCTTGTGATACATATGTATAAATGTCAAGTATATGTTTTTCaacgtttttgttgtttttacagcACAGTATGCATTCTTAAACTCATGTTTAAAAGATCCAAATCATTCCAAAATACACACCCTaggcacaatatatatatatgtatatatatatatacatatatatatgtgtgtgtgtatgtgtcctagTGTGTTTTTGTAATTGTGTAAGTGCACATTTTCCAAAAACATACGACAACCACACAGAAGAAAACAATGAATGTTATAAGACGTGTATGGAATTTaaagtattaatattattatagttTGTAATGTAATCAAAGCACAATAAATATTACAATGACAATACTTGCTTTACTGGTTAACTGGGATTTGCTAACTTTCAATACgataattataattatgataataataataattaatatggtTATTTATTATGTGCTTCTACTTCCGCTACTTGTAATAGTGGTAGTAGAAGCACCTAATAATAATtctgtattgtattatataaatgtactggagatatatatatatatatatatatatatatatatatatatatatatatatatatatattatttacaattttataaataaatatatatatttatatatatacgtatgtaTACATAAAGATATAGACACATAACATTAATCACACTGGGGTACTCATTTGTATATCTTTCTGAAGATGATCCCTACGCCTTGCCAGGGTCACACGCTCTCTAGGCATCTCTGATCTGGTGAGGACCTCTTGATTATCAACATCATTGGTTCAGCCCTCAACCCGCTTCCAGTGGTCTCTATTAGCATGCGTCACCGCCTCCTGACCACCTATTGGACGACGTAAGAGTCGGAGCTGGCTCGGGAAAAAAGGAATGGACGCTCCGCGACGCAGCAGCATCCATAACAAGTGATGAGGGTTTTATAAAATACGACAGTCACATCCCAAAATATAAAACGAAAGAACGAAGAGCAGCCTATATAATGGTACGTGCATCGTGTTTTTACGTCGTCCACAAGCTATTACTTCAAGTGTATTTGCGGACGTCGGACGATGGGGATGCGGTCTATTTTCGTTTGACGTTTCCTGCTCAGACAGGGACCACTATTTGGTTATATATAATACGATATCATGTTATGGTATACTGTTTATGATATGAATGCATACATGTCTGTTAACAATTAATATTATGGTCGTGGGAGTATATTGATGTCAGCGCATCATGTACCTTGGTAGCGAAGAGGATATAGCCTAAGagtaaatatacattttatttttcagtttCAGTCTGCTCTGCGGTATACAATGTTATTTACATTTCAGTATGGCTTTGTGAACCACGCGTTGGAGCTGCTCGTACTGAGGAACTATGGTCCGGGGATTTGGGAAGATATCAAGTGAGTTTTTGAGTCCATGTTGCTTTTCTGGGTACAACTCGAAACGATTGATAAACTATGGGTCAAAGCAATCAAACTTTTTCCAGAAAATTTGTTAAGCAAACAGGCTTACCCCAATCAACGAAATTTGAAATGTACTATGTTCAATACACTTCAAGAAATAGGCTAAAATGGGTAATAAAAGTGATTTTATTTAAGAATCCTCACCAAAAACGTTCAAAAGCTTTTCAGTGCAAACATAACTAGCCTGCAAGAGAAATGCCCAGCGATCATTCACTGTGTATTATTTCAGCAGACCCAAATATTTGGCTTTGTGACCGTTTAAAGTTTAAATGTGGTCTGTTAGGCTCCTGTGAACTCACCCAGcctcaaatctttttttctttttcatcatCTCTTCCCAAGTATATCAATAAACCATAACTGATAAATAGTGTGGCTACTTGTAGCCTATTTTGAGCTTTGCTAACAATTACAGAATGTGCAGATTTGACACGTAATCTTTTTCAAAATGCCATTTGGGTTGTTTGTTCAGCTGTTAACACTCAGGAGCACACATTCCTGGCTACACTGTAGAAGCATCTCTATATTCCATCTTATCAACTGTCATCTCTTCCAACAGTTGGTGTCAACAGAGATCAATATGATTCAGATGGAAATATGTCTGTTTGTTGCAGGCGAGAGGCCCAGCTGGATGTCGAGGGCCAGTTCCTAGTGAGAATTATTTACGATGACGCAAAAACCTACGATCTTGTGGCAGCCGCCAGTAAAGTCCTCAGTAAGTGATGTGTTTAGtctttgttcttttttataACTGGTTTACACACTACCTTACTAAGAATCATTCCTATTGAATTACTACAGTATAcactagaggggggggggggggggggggggtgggctagtggttagggtgttgactcccagctgaaagctTCTGGGTTCCAACCCCAACACCTGAGTCTAAAGGCTCGGGCGTACTTTCTGCGTTGTGCGTCCGCGGAAATGTACTGGTCGTGCGGATGAGCATGTGCTTCCGTTCATTCGTGGACCGTATACGCTAGATGCTAGATGCCTCCTATCTCCTTCCCGCCCCTTAGTGAGAGGTAGGAATCTCTCATACAATTTCCCGTAGGCATAATCGAAATTTACATTCtgcaaaatattttatttaattttattactATTTAGAACAGATGTGTTCATATGGAAGTAAAGCTAACTGTTTAATATCATGTGTTTCAGAAATTGACGCAGGGGACATTTTACAAATGTTTGGGAAGATGTTTTTCGAGTTTTGCCAGGAATCGGGATACGACACTATCCTGCGAGTGTTGGGGTCAAACGTCCGTGAATTCCTCCAAGTAAATATGGCTCGATTTTTAGGATTTCAGGTCATAAGTCAATTCATGGAAATTCATCACCGCATCAATTCAATCGTCCAGACTCCCTCCAAGAGTTTCCAATCTGTAGGATCCGGAAAAAACCCATGCAAAATCTGTCATTTTGTAAAAGTATCCTCTTTTTACCCCAGTGTTTGTAATTGCAAATGTCTTCATCAGAACCTGGACGCCCTTCACGACCACCTGGGCACCATCTACCCCGGGATGAGGGCCCCGTCGTTCCGCTGCACGGACGCGGAGCGAGGCAACAACCTGATCCTGCACTACTACTCCGAGAGGGAGGGACTGCAGGACATCGTGATCGGCATCATCAAGACCGTGGCCCAACAGATCCACGGCACCGAGATCGAGATGAAGGTTCGTTTCGGTGCTCTCTTTGAACTTTTATTGTGAAGGAAAgctaagacccccccccccgcgtgcGCTTTGCGGTGAATGCTTCATATTTTTTCCAAAACTTTTGTTGTAACCTTGTTATTCAGAATGTGCTCAACATCATCCCTTTTTGTTTAAATGGGTGTAATACTGCCATCAAACATtgtggttttattctgtgcatgtgtgtgtgtgtctgtgtctgtgtgtgtgtgtgtgtgtgtgtgtcggggtcaAGATgccgcactgtgtgtgtgcgtgtgtgtgtgtgtgtgtgtgtgtgtgtgtgtgtgtgtgtgtgtaaaggttagaatgtgtgtgtgtggagtttgtCTTGGTGCGATGAAGAAGGAAAACATCCTTGTTTTCTCTTCACATTCCAAGTTAAATTTACAGAGAATATTAGCAAATTTGAGCTGAGCTACGTTTACCTTGACCcttgagtgtgcgtgcgtgcgtgcgtgcgtgcgtgcgtgcttgcgtgtgaaAGCTGGATAATTCTGGTATGTCCCCAGGGGAATACCGCCTTCCCTCCGTTCACCAGGTAGCTATCCTTAGCTCCGCTCTGAACTAATCACTGTGCTGAGACGCTCGACAACGGCCTCCATGAGATCACTTGTGTAACAccagaaataaagaaaacaggAAAAAATAAGAACCGTCAGGTGTTCCAAATGTGACACCCAAGTCTCTGGCGCTGTTGCCCAccgttgctatggcaacaggGCGCAGACAGTCCGCTCCCCGCGACACTGCGCCTTATTGCTGTACTCCCATTGGACGGGatgacacaaatacacgcacacacatgcacaaacacacacgcacacacacttgttacGTGACAGCACCTGTTTAACACTAGCAGTACTATGTTATGTCCATCGTGTTTTTCAGACTCTTAAGAAATGTCATGAAAGAAACAGTTTTTTGGTGAAAAGTCCACATGCAGCATTGTCAAGTAATTTGCAGTTGTAAGATACAATCTTTTGGAAATCTGCtctttaaacaaacaaaaggtTCTAATAACCCCTTTTTCGAACTACAAACACTAGTTCCCCCACAATATAACCCGGCACAGTTTTAACAACAGGGTTTAAAAAGCGTTTCCGCCTTCTGACAAAAGAATTCCGTTATTCTAAAGTAAAAATCGCTGTTCCACAAACCAAGCCCTTCTTCAGTTCCTGAAAAGCAAATGCCCTCCaggtgatccaacagaagagcGAGGAGTGCGACCACATCAAGTTCCTGATCGAGGAGAAGGactcggaggaggaggccttCTATGAGGACCTGGACGGCTTCGAAGAGAACGGCACCCAGGAGACCCGCATCAGCCCCTACACCTTCTGCAAGGCCTTCCCCTTCCACCTCATGTTCGACAAGGACCTGGTGCTCACGCAGTGCGGGAACGCTATCTACCGTGTGCTGCCCCAGGTGACCcccctgcacacgcacacatgca
Coding sequences:
- the gucy1a1 gene encoding guanylate cyclase soluble subunit alpha-1, which encodes MFCTKLKDLNISGECPFSSLAKKSESGDFEDCSSDAADILPISKDVPEKSGEDLPPQRLSRLKVNLHSLGESIQKLANPEFQRLHTALDRIVNPKIHTRDNESLETCPCSCDKPEHLLHIMTEYSTKTGIPMEAVQEALGEELFRMCYEEDGHVLRVVGGALHDFLNSFNVLLRQSSGGSKRSRSDSDAAAAAAGPGGSARHEPSVLCLDKDPGLLTVYYFNPQPITELFFPGVIRAAARVLYHTGVEVVLTDPAGAGKDCILQASPQHSLRYTVVVKDTRSLSPSPLRATSAGTFPSSLFCTTFPFHLLLDQDLLLLQIGHGLRKRLSRKEGPPRRVSSFHEHFCIVSPQIRCSFQGILTMLNTQFIIRIRHTDGCSADGKGKPMDLKGQMIFVSESNAVLFLGSPCVDKLEELTGRGLYLSDIPIHNALRDVVLVGEQAKAQDGLKKRLGKAKTALEHAHQALEEEKKRTVDLLFTIFPGTVAQELWQGHTVPAKKFDRVTMLFSDIVGFTAVCSRCTPMQVVTMLNELYTRFDHQCGELDVYKVETIGDAYCVAGGLHKESEMHAFQIARMALKMMELSNDVRTPTGDTIQMRIGLHTGSVLAGVVGVKMPRYCLFGNNVTLANKFESGSQPSKINVSPTTYGLLKDCQGFVFIPRSRQDLPANFPDDIPGVCYFLEPSDNIPGGGGDVMNDCLQKELEHNTTTTTTTTTN